In the Desulfuribacillus alkaliarsenatis genome, ATGGACGAGAAATAAAGCAAGAAAAAAATGCCTCAGAGTTAATATACGAAACACATTTCAAGGATAAAAGCAGAACATTTACTGCGAAGAATTGTTCATATAAATATAACGAACAGGGCATAGAAATATCTACTGATGGTACTAAGAATGCGTATTTGATTCTTGGTAGTGGAGATTGGTATAAGGTTAATGATGGAGAAGGATGGAAAAATCATATTGCTTGTTATTATCGTGGAGAGATAGAAGGGATACTAGACGTAGATCAACCTTTTCAATTATTTTTATTAATGTATGGCAAAGATGGCAAGTTAGCTGAAAAAAAATCTCTTGGACAAGTTAAAAGCTTTGACTCAGCTTATAGTTTTACTTTCCGTGTGAGAAGTGACTTCAGCAAATATAATTTAGCAATCTACTTACCATCTAGCAAATCATTTAATAAAATTACGATAAAAAAACTAATAGTTGAGAAGCAATATTTATGATTTAGGCTCGTGATTTTTAAATAGCAATATGTTTAGTTAGCAAGAGTAATAGGAAGAGGTGTTATTGATGGCTAAAGAAATATATGAAACACCATTAGAAGCATTAGAAGCAACTAATGGATTTTATAAAGACCTTGAAGGTTTTCAATATTCAGAAGATCAAGTGACAAAATGGTTAGATAAACATATTAAGCTTCCGCGTGTAGGAAATGTACTAGATTTATGTTGTGGCGATGGGATTTGGTCAAAAGGGATGAAAATCCTTAATCCCAATTTAGAATATTTTGGCATAGATATATCATCTGGTGCGATCGAAAAAGCTCGAATTTTGATGGAAAGTGACTCTCAACATTTTGTAATAGGTGATGCAGAGGGTAAATTACCGTTTGAAGATAGTTTCTTTGATGTTATATTTGCAAGAGGACCAGGGTTATATAATCAACACAGCATGGATAGATTGGCTACTATTAAGATTATAGAAGACTGGCATAACAAGCTATCGGATAGAGGTCTTTTTTATTCTATATTTGCTTCTACGCCTGAAAAGATGGGAACATACACACCAATGAATCAAGTTAAACTCCCATATAATCGTAGTCCTCGAAAAACAGAAGCAGTTGATTTTCTAGGTGGGAAGTACCATCACAACATTGAATCATTTCTGACACCGTTTTGGAAGGCAGAAAATGTTAAGCTTGTAAGTTATTCATTTGTAAATAATATGCATGTTCTAGTGACGAAAAAAGACAATAAATGAATTAAGGGGTATTTATTTGGTTAATTTGCATGATGTAGATGTGAAGGAAATTAAGGACATATTTTCAAAGAAAAAGGTCTTTACAACATACCATTACGAAAAATTATTGGAGCCTTATATTTATAAATTCCGTATACTTACACATGCTGAATTTGCACAAAGTGAAAGGTATTACGATAATATACTTTTAATTCGCCATGACATTGACCATGATTACGAAACTGCATTAAGAATAGGTGAATGGGAACAAAAGAAGGGAATTAGAAGCACCTTTTGCATATTACATTCAGCTTGGTATTACGGTATGTATAGAGAAGGAAGATATATTCATACGAATGAATTAATTACGCTTTGTAAAGAGTTAAGAGACATGGGGCACGAAATAAATTTTCATAATAATTTAATTACAATGTCATTACAAACAGGAATAGATCCTATCAAAGTACTTAAATCTGAACTGAATTTTTTTAAAAAAATAAATATTGACATAAAAGGGACAAGCACACACGGGGATAAATTATGTAGATTATTAAACTATAGAAATTTTGAAATTTTTAGTGAAGCTGTAAACGAGCAATTAGGCAAAAGAGAAATACAGGGTTTATATGGGAGTGTTAAACTAGGCAGTGTTTCTATGAAAGAATTGGGTTTAGTATATGAGGGATATGACTTTGATAAAGATATATATATAACAGACTCTGGTGGTAGGATTAGAAGTTTTAGAAATATAGAAGGCAGAACACATTTAGAAATAAATGCTACGCATCAAGGTAATTTAGTAGGGATATTAACTCATCCGATTTGGTGGGATTTCGATAGAAGTTTTTAGAATATGGAGGCATAATTATAGTGATTAGTTTTTTAAAGAAATTATTAACTAAAGGTGAAGATAATAAAGCAAGAGAGCGAATTTTTGATGTCACAAAGAAAAATGATGGTGTGAATTATATAGATGACTTTATAGGCCTGATAAATTTGAAAAATGTTCATATGACTGAGGTTTATAAAGAAAATGAACCATGTCTATATATAAGGCACGATGTAGATCATAGTTTAGAGATGGGGTTGAAAAAAGCTGAAGTTGAAGCGGAGCTAGGTTATAAATCCACTTATTTTTTACTTCCGACTGGAAGCTACGGTGAAGAAAAAAATTATTATGGTACGTTAGAAGACGGGAAAATCAAATATGACTCAAAATTAATTGATAAATGTAAAAGACTACTAGAATTGGGCCATCATATAGGTTTGCACAATGACATGGTTGCTATGTCTCTAAAATTAAGAAAAGACCCAGCTGAACTAATTAAAAGGGAACTTGACTATTTTGATAAGCATAATATCGAACTAGTTGGTACAGCAGCACATGGGAGTCCTTTAGCAAGGCAACTAAAGTTTAATAATCGAGAGTTATTTGATGGGTGTATTCGAAAAGGATGGGAGCAAGGAAGGACTATAGAACATAACGGATGGAAAGTAAAGCTTCATAGTTTGAATTTATCGGACTTTGGATTCCAATATGAAGCCTATTCATTACCAAGAGACTCGCGTATCTCTGAATCTGGAGGTAGATGGGGTGGTAGAATACTAGGAAATCAAATTGATAGAGACAAGATGTTCAATGACTTTAACCTTGAAGAATTTAAAAAATTAATATCTACTTTAACACCAAATTCAGGCGTTAGGGCAATGCAAGTTATGACACACCCTTGTCATTGGGAGGTAAAAGAGAATGGAAATAATCAATGATACACCTATATTAACAGTTGACCTGCAGCATGGAAAATACGGCTGTACTCAAAATGAGATATGTGAAAAGTATAAGATTAATTTAATGAATAGATTAGTAGGTAGGTATATATCTGAAGGTAGTCCATTTAAAGGCCAGATTGAATCTGCAGTATTAGATTTGCGTTCATTTAATTTTGATGAATATCTATCAAGAGTTAGAAAGGTTCATAAAGGGGCAGCACTAAGACATAGTAGGAAAGCTGAACGAATTGGACACTACTGTAAACCATTTGTCTGGAAAAACCATATACCTGATATTGTTGAGATTAATCACTCTAAGGAAGTTAGAAGTGGTGGTAAAATGACTCAGGCATATAAAAGATCAATAGAAGATATGGGAGGAAATCCAAAAGAAATATTGAAAGTGAATAATCCTAAATGTAACGTGCATTGCACCCATACATGGGGTGTTTTTGAAAAAAAAGAAGGTTATTTTCAAGGTGATATTCAAACAGATGAGAAACTATTAGGTTATATTAAGTTTAAGAGAAATGGCAATTTTGCGTTATATACATCGATTCTAGGGCATGGTGACTATTTAGATCAAGGTATAATGTATAATTTGCACTTCTCAATAATGAAGTGGGTAGACGAAAACCAAGACGGATTATTAGAAGGATTAGAATATTTAGTCTATGGTGCAATCAATTCAGGGGAACAAGGTCTTAAACAATGGAAAAAAAGAGCTTTATTTGAAGGTGCATATTTAACTCTTAACAGTTGATAGTAATAATTACTTAAGGAGTAGTGTTATGATAACAATGGGCAGAATGCCTAGACATATTTAAAGAATGTGAAATACTTACAAAAGAGTTAAGTGTTCAATTAAGAATACGTTATCCAGAACAAACAAAAATTAGGTGTACGGAAAATATTGAATAGGGGTGCAATATGTTTATAAATTATAATACAAATCCAATCTTTGTTGGTGGAGATGGAAGGTCGGGAACAACATTATTAAGTGTAATAATCGATTCACATCCAGACTTGCTTGGTGGGCCTGAGTTGCATTTTAACGGACCTAAAAACCTAGGTAGTTATATGATTCAATGTTTAGACTTGCTTATAGAAAATGATTCGCGAGTATTTGGGAAAGGATTAAAAGAAAATAAGGAATTAAAACATGGTGTGCAATTTGCAAAGCGATGCCATAGGTTTGGCGTTGAATTTATAGAGCTTAAGGAGTTAGTTAATGAACAAATGGAACAAACAAATAGTAATTTAGAAACTTTTGAAGAACGCTGTTCATTAATCAATGCAATTGGTGAATTTAAAAGAAAACAACGTGATAAGAAACGTTGGGGAATTAAAATTATGAGAGAAATACGAAACATACATGTTTATAGTAAAATTTGGCCCAATGCTCAATATATTCATATTATTCGTGATGGACGTGATGTAGCGGCGTCTCAAATGATAGAACATGGATCTTGGGGATATGAAGATATAAAAAAAGCGGCCAAAGGTTGGGTAGATATCATAGAACGTACTAGGAAGAATGCTAAGGCTTCTCCATTATTTGAAGTCAAGTATGAAGAATTGGTTTTAGAACCAAGAAAAACAATTGGTAAAATTGTAGATTTTCTTGATGTGCCTTGGAGCGATGATTTATTAAAGCATAGTGAAAAAGAACATACTTTGTTCGAAAACCCATATAATCACGCAAGTATTAAACAGGTGGTACAACCTATTAATAATTCAAGTGTAGGAAGATTTAAGAGGGATTTATCAATAGATCAAATTGAGGCATTTAATAAAATTGCCAAAAAATATTTGCAGGAATTTGAATACGAAATATAAATTGTAAATGAGTGAGAAGTAAATGAGTGAACAAATAGATTTTCAATTGCCAATATGTTATATTGATTTAATGCTTGGAGAAGGCGGCTGTATATTAGATGAAGGATGTAAATGGTATAAGGAACAAATGTATGAAAAATTAGTAGGAAGATATATAGGGCTAGGTGAACCTTTTGACAAGCAAATTGTTGCGGCAATGCTAAATGTTAATAAGCTAAATTTTGAAGAATATATACAAAAGGTAAAGAAAAAAAATAAAGGTAGTGCACTAAGACATGCAAAAAAATCTGAGCGTAAAGGATACATATGTAAACCCTTTGCATATGATTTATTTATCCCTGATATTGTAGAAATTAATCATTCGAAAGAAATGCGCTGTGGTCGCCCGATGACAGAGCAATACCGACGTTCAATAGACGAGCTTGGTGGTGCTCCTGAAAAATATATAGATGTGAAATTGCCAAATTGCCCAGTTCACTATGATATGTGGTGGGGTGTTTTTCAGCCATTGACAGGATACAAACAAGGAGATATTGTTACTAATGAAAAGTTATTGGGTTACATTAGATTAAGAAGAAATGGCAACTATGCACTATACGCACAGATTTTAGGACACGGAGAATACCTAAAACAAGGAATCATGTATTATTTACATTTTGATATTATGAGGTCAATTAGTGATTTGAAAAACATATATACAAAGGGATTAGAACATTTAATATATGCAGGATTTTATCAAGGGAAAGAAGGGTTACAACAATGGAAAAAGAAAATGCTATTTGAGCCGACCTATTTAATTCTTCCCAAAAGGGAGTGATTTCTTTGATGAAAAAAGCGCAAAAAGATCCAATATTCATAGGTGGCGACGGAAGGTCAGGTACAACCCTATTAAGTCTTATTTTAAATTCTCACAAGGACATAGCATGTGGACCCGAACTACATTTTAGGGGGCCTAAAAACCTAGGTTCATATATTTTAGAGTGTTTAGATAAAGAAAAGAGTTCTGAAAAAGACATAGTTGAATTGAAAAAAATAAAAGAACTTAACCCAGGTATGAATTTTATTATACGCTGTCATAGGATGGGTATCTCGTCTGATAAATTAAAAGAAGCTATAATAAATATTAAGGGAAAAGAGAAATGTAATATAGAAACGTTTGAGGAACGATGTAAACTAATAGATTTATTAGGAGAAATAATAAAGAAAAATAAAGGTGTTTTATATTGGGGCATAAAAATTATGCGTGATATAAAAATTTTAAATAAATATATTGAAATATGGCCCGAAGCAAAGTTTATTCATATTGTAAGAGACGGTAGAGATGTGGCAGCATCTCAGATGATAGATCATAGTTCATGGGGATATACAGATATAGAATCGGCTGCTTTAGGTTGGGTGGATATAATTAACAGGGCTAGAAATTATGCAAAAAAATTCCCAGTTTGTGAAATTAGGTATGAAGATTTAATATTAACTCCCGAAAAAACATTAATGGACATATGTGGGTTTCTCGAAATTGAATGGGACGACTCATTGATGAGTCATCACTTAAAAAACCACTCACTGTTCAAAAATCATTATAATCACCCGAGTATAAATAGTGTAATAAATCCAATGAACGATAGTTCTATCGGTCGGTACAAAAAAGACTTAACTCAACAAGACATTCTTATTTTTAACAAGATAGCCTTTGATGTATTAAATACACTGCAATACACAGTAAAATTCGATGAGATATAAGAAAACCCAAACAACTAATTATTTTTCAGAAGGTAGTGCTTGCTAAAGGGGAAATAAATTTGTTCAATACAATAGTTAATTATTATGAAGTAATAAAATGGATGTTAAAAGACTCACTTTTTCGATTTAGAAAAATGTCAATACTTATCATCATCGGAGAGGCAATTGGGGTATTTTTGCAAGCAAGTGCTATACTTTTAGCAATTCAATATGTATATATGTTGGAAAAAAATGAATATTTAACTATGTTTGTAATCTCAGGGTACCCTAGGGAGTTAATTGAATTATTTATAATTGTATGTGTTATGGTTTTTACTTTGTTATTTGTAGCGGCCATGTTATTGTATTTATCAGGGACTAAAATGTACCATCTGAGAATCCATTACCAAAAATTTTGTTCCAAAAGAGTATTATCAAATTACTACGATTGCAGATTTCACACTAATTTTAATAGAGAATATAATGAATCCAAAATTATGTGTTTAACAAGTTCAGATTCTACCTTTTGCGGACGAGTATTAAGAATGACCTTGAGCTTAATTAGACCACTAATAATTTTTGCGGTTTCTTTACCTATAATGGTGTATTTAGAAACTAGAGTATCGGTTATAGTAATAATTCTGGCATTTATATCATTATTATTTCAATACAAGGTAAGCAAGGCAGCAGCAGGTTACTCTATTAATGTGGAAAGGAACGCTGGCGCAGCAAGTAAAGAAAGAAGGGAATTATTTAACTCACTATCATTAGCCCCTAAAAATATTAATAGTGAATTAGTTAATGAATATATCGATAAAGCATATGGTAGAGGTTCATTAAATAAATTCTATAGTGCTTTATATGGAAGATTGTTGTCATTAGAAAAAAGTTCATTTATCAGCAACATTTTGATAGCAGCAGGAATATTTTTTATACTTGTAATTCTAATTAGAGAAGCACTTTTATATGATAAAAGCTGGACAATTGTTGTTGCATATATTGTTGCTGTTCGTTTTACATTGATGAGCTTAAGACAAGTAAACAGGCTTCTTACTAGTATTAATAGGTTTTATCCACAATTAAAAAGATATTATCAATTTATAATAGATACAGAATCTATACCAGCAGAAAACAAAAACACTGAAAGAAGAAACTATAAAAATGAAAGTTGTACAGATGAATTTATGCTAGGCAATTCAAGTAATGGAATTATTGCAATTTTATCGAATCTGCAAACTAATTATTCATGCTATATTGAAGTAAGTAACTTAATAAATAAGGACCTAAATAAACAGTCTACCCCATTTATTATAACTGGATATGCTCCCTGGATACCAGCTCCTATGTATAAATTATTTGGATTTAAAGAAAATATTTGCAATAAAAAAATACTTGATTTTTTTAATAGATTAAAATCTAATAACGACTCGAGAAACCATGAAATTTATAACTTATTTAATCACATTTCAGAGAATAAGTGGAATGATATTCCTATTGAGCATAAATTCTTACTTTCAGTAATTAGTGCCTATGAAGATGATTCAGATATAATAGTTGTACAAATTAAAGAGTTATATCAACTATCAGAGGAACTAAGAGAAAAAGTATTAGATACTTTAAAAAATAAAACCATAATATTAGATTGTGGTAAAGACCTTGTTTTTTTTGAAGAAATATCTGTAGAAAAAGTGGTTATATTTAAAAATGGATTAATAGACTCTATTAAAGAAACCACTTGGGCCAAAGTAAATAAAAAATCATTAAAGCAGTGGCTAAAGCAAAAAAATGACAGAAAAAATAGCTGTGAAGAAGAATTCGAACCAGACGATATATAATAGCTGTGTTTGGTTATAGATATTTATTAAGAATGTTACTGAGATACCGAGTTATTGCATCTGTGATATGAAATTATAATTGTATATTGAAAGGTAGTGCTGAAATGTTTGAGAAAAGAATAATTATTGGCGGGTTACCTAGGTCAGGTTCAACATTGTTACGGTTTATATTAGATAGTTCAGAATCTGTTATTTCAGGGCCTGAAACAAGATTTTTTCTAGAACCTTTATATAGGCATCAGATGATGGTTGATAAGACCGCAAAAGTGTTACACAACAAGCTAAATTTAGAAAAAGACTGCATGATAGGTGCAATAAATAATGCAGCTAATACATTTGAAGCTTATGATAATATAATGCTTAAATATATGGAATTAACAGGTGATAGGAAGGCAGCTTGGGCTGAAAAGACTCCAATAAATAGCTTCCATTATCATCGTCTTGTGGCAGAGAATAATGAAGCTTATTTTATTAGTACAGTAAGAAATGGTCTTGATGTAGTTACATCAATTATAGAAAACAAGAGCAATGATTATTGGTGCACTGTTCAAAGGTATATTGACTGTATGCGCAGTATTTATTCATTCAATCATCCAAATCATATCATATTAAAATATGAGGATCTTGTAACAAAACCCGAAAAAGCTCTGAAAACTGTTTTTGAATTTTTAGACTTACCATTTAGTGAGAATATAATTGACAATTTTAACAAAGAGAGTAAAACTAGAGATTTTTCTAAGGTCAATCAGCCTAAACTTAAACATTCAATACAACCGACATGGGTAAATCGTTATAAAGAGCCACAACATATAGCAAAGGTACAAGAATTTATTAACAATGAACAAGCAATTTATTGGTTTGAAAAGTCTGGATATACATTATAATAGTACATTTAACCAAGTTTTTTTAAGTTGTTGTTATATTATTTTATAAGTAACCAAAACACAACTGTAAAAAGAGGCCTATGATGAATAAAGTTATATGTAAAAATATTTATATACTAAACCACTATGCCGTCACACCTGATACGGGTGGCGGCACACGTCATTTTGATATCGCAAAGCAACTTGTAGCTCTTGGTCACGATGTTACTATAATTGCATCGAGCTTTGAGCATAAAACACGCCAAGAGAAATTAGAACGTGGAGAACAAATGCGGGTTGAAGTGATAGAAGGTGTACGTTTTGTTTGGCTGCGTACATTTCCTTATGAAAAGAATGACTGGCGTCGTGTACTGAATATGCTTACTTTTGCATGGAAGCTACTATTTATTCAAAAAAACGAGGACAAGCCAGATTTAATTATAGCATCGTCATTTCATCCATTGACTTGTGTAAGTGGATATTTTTTGTCAAAAAAAATGAGTTCGAGATACTGGGTTGAAATACGAGATTTGTGGCCACAAACGGCAATTGACATGGGTAGAATTAAAGAAAAAAGCATTATTGCACGTGTTTTAAAAAGTATAGAGAGCTTTATATATAATAAAGCAGAAAGAGTGATAGTGTTGCTTCCTAAAGCTGTGGATTATGTGAAGGCAATTGCAGGGGATAAGGTGTATTATCTCCCTAATGGTGTTGATGTTGAACGTCATGATAAGCGAATACAAATAACTGAACCGCTATCAGTGGTTGATGATATTATAGAACGTCATAAAGATAAATGTACAATGGTATACTTAGGGGCTTTTGGGCCGGCAAATGCATTAGACATTATTATTGATGCAGTTAAGATATTACAGGAGAAGAACGACCAAGTACCAGATGTTATATTTGTGGGAGATGGACCAGAAAAAGAAAGGCTCCAGCAACGCATAACTGAAGAAGGACTTACAACTGTATTTATTTATCCACCTATAAAGAAATATAATGTTCCTCAGTTGCTAAAGCATATTGATGTTGGCCTTATTACTATGAGAGATTTAGCTCTATACAAATATGGGTTTAGTTTTAATAAGCTTTTTGATTATATGTGTGCCTCGCTACCAATTATATTTTCTGGTAGAGTTTCTAATAATATTGTGCAGAATGCCGATGCAGGAATCTGTATTGAACCAGAAAATGCTGAACAGCTGGCAGAGGCAATGACTAGTATGATGAATTTGTCTGTTGCAGAACGGAGAAGACTTGGAGCGAATGGTCGAAGTTATGTTGAAGTTCATCATGATACACGGAAGTTAGCGGAGCAATTACACATATGGATAGAAAAATCTAATTAAAAAAGATGGGATTCAGTATGGCTAGCTATGAACGAATTTATTTGTCCACTCCACACATGAGTGGATTAGAACAAAAATATATTGAAGAAGCTTTCCAAACAAACTGGATAGCTCCACTTGGCCCAAATGTTGATTCATTTGAACAAGAGCTGGCATCTTATGTAGGTGTAAAAGGAGCTGTAGCAGTAAGCTCGGGGACTGCAGCAATCCATCTGGCATTGCGATTGCTTGATGTAGGAAAAGGCGATATTGTATTATGCTCTACGCTGACCTTTATTGCTAGCGCTAATCCAATTCTATATATGGGAGCAGAGCCTGTTTTTATTGATTCTGAGCCTAATAGCTGGAATATGTCGCCGCTGGCTTTGGAACGAGCATTTAAAAAGCTTGATATAGAAGGCAAGCTTGATAAAGTTAAAGCTATTATTGTAGTACATTTATATGGACAAAGTGCGGATATGGACGCTATAGTGAAAATATGTGAAAGATACAAAGTGCCTATAATAGAGGATGCGGCTGAATCGTTAGGGGCTACTTATATAAGTGAAAGACAAACACAGGTGGCAACAAAGCAAAGTGGTACGATTGGGAAATTTGGTGTCTATTCTTTTAATGGTAACAAGATTATTACTACTTCAGGTGGCGGCATGCTAGTGTCTGACGATTTAGAGGCACTGGGGAAGGCACGATATTTAGCTACTCAGGCTAGAGAACAAGCGCTACATTATCAGCACAGTGAAGTGGGCTATAACTATCGTATGAGTAATATCTTAGCAGGTATAGGAAGAGGGCAATTACAAGTATTAGATGAACGTGTAGAAGCTAAGAGAAGAATATTTGCTCGTTATTATGATGAGTTAGCTAATATAGAAGGGATTAACTTCATGCCAGAGGCAGAATTCGGTCGTTGTAATCGCTGGCTAACAGCATTAACAATTAATCCATCATATATAGAAGCTACAGTACCTATGATATGTAGTGCTTTAGATAAGTTGAACATAGAAGCCAGACCAGTATGGAAGCCTTTACATTTACAACCTTTATTCAAGGGCTGTATGTACTTTCCACACGCTTCTGGTAGTGTGTCTGATGAATTATTTTTTAATGGTATATGTCTTCCATCAGGCTCTAATTTAACTACAACCCAGCAGGAGTACGTGATTAAAGCTTTTAAGAACATTATTTGTCAACCTACTTAGTGCTCTCGTATGGTATAATAATATGATGTGAAGTTGATGTGTGAAAGTAGTTTTTATTTTTACTAGTTTGTATTTAAAGGAGAGTGCACCGCATGAGCAGGGTAATACGAATAGCAGTATTAATGCTAGTTGATGCGGTATTAATTAATATTGCGTTATATAGTGCTTTATTGTTGCGCTTTGATGGACATATTCCTTCGAATTTTATTGAAGGCCAGATGATATTGGCTCCTATTTTTACTATGGTCTTTCTTTTGGCTTTTTTTGCGTTTGGTCTATATAACCGATTATGGGAATATGCTAGCATTGGTGAACTTACGAGTGTTTTCACATCTGTTACAATTGCGATGGGGATTAATTCTGTGGTATTCATGTATATTTCTTCACCTGGAGGATATTTATTACCTAGAAGCGTAATGATAATTTTTTGGGTACTTACAATCTTTTTAATTGGTGGCTC is a window encoding:
- a CDS encoding class I SAM-dependent methyltransferase, which translates into the protein MAKEIYETPLEALEATNGFYKDLEGFQYSEDQVTKWLDKHIKLPRVGNVLDLCCGDGIWSKGMKILNPNLEYFGIDISSGAIEKARILMESDSQHFVIGDAEGKLPFEDSFFDVIFARGPGLYNQHSMDRLATIKIIEDWHNKLSDRGLFYSIFASTPEKMGTYTPMNQVKLPYNRSPRKTEAVDFLGGKYHHNIESFLTPFWKAENVKLVSYSFVNNMHVLVTKKDNK
- a CDS encoding sulfotransferase family protein; protein product: MFINYNTNPIFVGGDGRSGTTLLSVIIDSHPDLLGGPELHFNGPKNLGSYMIQCLDLLIENDSRVFGKGLKENKELKHGVQFAKRCHRFGVEFIELKELVNEQMEQTNSNLETFEERCSLINAIGEFKRKQRDKKRWGIKIMREIRNIHVYSKIWPNAQYIHIIRDGRDVAASQMIEHGSWGYEDIKKAAKGWVDIIERTRKNAKASPLFEVKYEELVLEPRKTIGKIVDFLDVPWSDDLLKHSEKEHTLFENPYNHASIKQVVQPINNSSVGRFKRDLSIDQIEAFNKIAKKYLQEFEYEI
- a CDS encoding sulfotransferase family protein, which translates into the protein MKKAQKDPIFIGGDGRSGTTLLSLILNSHKDIACGPELHFRGPKNLGSYILECLDKEKSSEKDIVELKKIKELNPGMNFIIRCHRMGISSDKLKEAIINIKGKEKCNIETFEERCKLIDLLGEIIKKNKGVLYWGIKIMRDIKILNKYIEIWPEAKFIHIVRDGRDVAASQMIDHSSWGYTDIESAALGWVDIINRARNYAKKFPVCEIRYEDLILTPEKTLMDICGFLEIEWDDSLMSHHLKNHSLFKNHYNHPSINSVINPMNDSSIGRYKKDLTQQDILIFNKIAFDVLNTLQYTVKFDEI
- a CDS encoding ABC transporter ATP-binding protein, whose translation is MLAKGEINLFNTIVNYYEVIKWMLKDSLFRFRKMSILIIIGEAIGVFLQASAILLAIQYVYMLEKNEYLTMFVISGYPRELIELFIIVCVMVFTLLFVAAMLLYLSGTKMYHLRIHYQKFCSKRVLSNYYDCRFHTNFNREYNESKIMCLTSSDSTFCGRVLRMTLSLIRPLIIFAVSLPIMVYLETRVSVIVIILAFISLLFQYKVSKAAAGYSINVERNAGAASKERRELFNSLSLAPKNINSELVNEYIDKAYGRGSLNKFYSALYGRLLSLEKSSFISNILIAAGIFFILVILIREALLYDKSWTIVVAYIVAVRFTLMSLRQVNRLLTSINRFYPQLKRYYQFIIDTESIPAENKNTERRNYKNESCTDEFMLGNSSNGIIAILSNLQTNYSCYIEVSNLINKDLNKQSTPFIITGYAPWIPAPMYKLFGFKENICNKKILDFFNRLKSNNDSRNHEIYNLFNHISENKWNDIPIEHKFLLSVISAYEDDSDIIVVQIKELYQLSEELREKVLDTLKNKTIILDCGKDLVFFEEISVEKVVIFKNGLIDSIKETTWAKVNKKSLKQWLKQKNDRKNSCEEEFEPDDI
- a CDS encoding sulfotransferase family protein, yielding MFEKRIIIGGLPRSGSTLLRFILDSSESVISGPETRFFLEPLYRHQMMVDKTAKVLHNKLNLEKDCMIGAINNAANTFEAYDNIMLKYMELTGDRKAAWAEKTPINSFHYHRLVAENNEAYFISTVRNGLDVVTSIIENKSNDYWCTVQRYIDCMRSIYSFNHPNHIILKYEDLVTKPEKALKTVFEFLDLPFSENIIDNFNKESKTRDFSKVNQPKLKHSIQPTWVNRYKEPQHIAKVQEFINNEQAIYWFEKSGYTL
- a CDS encoding glycosyltransferase family 4 protein; translated protein: MNKVICKNIYILNHYAVTPDTGGGTRHFDIAKQLVALGHDVTIIASSFEHKTRQEKLERGEQMRVEVIEGVRFVWLRTFPYEKNDWRRVLNMLTFAWKLLFIQKNEDKPDLIIASSFHPLTCVSGYFLSKKMSSRYWVEIRDLWPQTAIDMGRIKEKSIIARVLKSIESFIYNKAERVIVLLPKAVDYVKAIAGDKVYYLPNGVDVERHDKRIQITEPLSVVDDIIERHKDKCTMVYLGAFGPANALDIIIDAVKILQEKNDQVPDVIFVGDGPEKERLQQRITEEGLTTVFIYPPIKKYNVPQLLKHIDVGLITMRDLALYKYGFSFNKLFDYMCASLPIIFSGRVSNNIVQNADAGICIEPENAEQLAEAMTSMMNLSVAERRRLGANGRSYVEVHHDTRKLAEQLHIWIEKSN
- a CDS encoding DegT/DnrJ/EryC1/StrS family aminotransferase encodes the protein MASYERIYLSTPHMSGLEQKYIEEAFQTNWIAPLGPNVDSFEQELASYVGVKGAVAVSSGTAAIHLALRLLDVGKGDIVLCSTLTFIASANPILYMGAEPVFIDSEPNSWNMSPLALERAFKKLDIEGKLDKVKAIIVVHLYGQSADMDAIVKICERYKVPIIEDAAESLGATYISERQTQVATKQSGTIGKFGVYSFNGNKIITTSGGGMLVSDDLEALGKARYLATQAREQALHYQHSEVGYNYRMSNILAGIGRGQLQVLDERVEAKRRIFARYYDELANIEGINFMPEAEFGRCNRWLTALTINPSYIEATVPMICSALDKLNIEARPVWKPLHLQPLFKGCMYFPHASGSVSDELFFNGICLPSGSNLTTTQQEYVIKAFKNIICQPT